GCGGCTCGGATGCATCGTCGGGGAGATCCAATGGCTCGTGGCACTCGCCGGGTTGTCACTCTGTAGAGTTTAATTATTGTATCGTTTCACGCTTTACCCAGACTATATAACAGCCAAACTGCATGGGTATGCCATTTCTATGTGATCAAAATCACTTTATACTTTACAGCTCATAGCTGCAGTACACTATAACGGAGATTTTCTCTTTGCTTGGTTGATCCAATCCGTAAATTCATCCCAAACCCTAGCCTCAAGCTCGATCTCCTCCTTGGTCTCTTACAGGGTGTGACAATCCCGCgggtgagggctggggttgggccgGTGGACGCTGCTAATGGGAGGTAGTGGCACAACCGCGCCGCCGGCGTGCTGCCGGGGCGCAAGGGAGCGTGGGTGCCTAGCTACCGGGGGACTCGCTTGGCATAAAGCGAAATATTCTTTCGCCTTTTACTCTTGTTTCTAGTTACTTATTTCTGAAGTGTGAAACCAGGACATCTAAAGTTCAGTATTCTGAACTGAAACTCGGCAGGTACAGGAAATAAATTAACAAGTCATTATATAAAGCAAGTTATACAAAAGAATTCAGCAGTTTGGCAACTAATAAAGCCATGGCCTAGAGGACTTAACTGGACCAGCTACAATAAGCTGAATGTTTCCAGGTCAAAAAAATAAGCTGAATGTTTGTGTCCTTCCGGCATATATTGCTCTTTCTTCAATCAATCTTGTTTCACAAGATGTAAAATTTCGAAAAAAGATTGTCCTTATTCGAGATGTCATATACTAGATATTAATTCTCTATATTGGTTAGCTACTACTGAGTGTAAAGAACTACAGATTTTCTATGCTACACTACCAAACTGTGTCGTGTTAAATCCGCTTCTTTAGAGACACCACCTGAAGTACCCAAATTCTATCATAAATCTTTCTGGGAAGACTTGCAAGCCATCTTGATGTTTGCCATTCAAGAGTTATTAAATCTAATCTGGATTAGCTTCCTATAATTTTGAATTGTTTGCATACCAGGGAAGTGATTTATTTCGACATGGCGCATATACCTGCAGCACATACAGAAAATGCTTGCTGTTATAAATGACAAAATAATGCAAATATCTTGATAGCTCCATGCCAACACATACCTCAATGGAGGAGTATTTGCAGTTCTTCCAATGTATGTTCTATTTGCTTCATGCATGACCAATATTCAAGATTATTTATGAAAGTAAATTCACTGCAATTCTATCGAGTTAATGTTGAGGATACTCTTATGTTTTCTGCTAATAAGGATATTCACCTCGGGCATCCAGTGTAATGATCTCATCCACAAGATTGCCCGCAAGAACCCCAAGAGGCCAAGACAGTTGACAAGCTCTTTGACATCGTCAACACCGTAGGACTTGCGAGGAGGCCATTTAAAGCAGATCCAGAGGTGACAAGGGGAAGAGCAAGGCTCCAGAGTCCTCCAAGCCTAAGGACCGCACTGAGTCGTCTAACAAGAAAAACAAGCAGCAGAAGCGTAAAATGCGAAGACCTCATCGCAGCTAATAAACTCTGCCCAGAGGAGATGACATCTCTGCCTGTTTATTATATGTACGATATACTTTTCTCCAAGAAATTATTAGCAAAAAATGAATGTCGAGTGGTCAGGGATTTTTGGTGGACAGGCGTTCGATGAGACTCTCAACTAAACCTCTTTATGTTAAGGCCTGAGCAGAGATTTACAAGTCAAAGAAGAGGAGAAGCATGGACATCAGGAATCCGGAAGCAGTGAATAAGGCTTTACTTTGTCAATTCAGTATGGAAGATTGTGTTTAATCCTGAAAATATCACTTCAATATTAACAGGAGAAGAATCAAGCTGCATTGAGAGTGGCTTCATCTGCTCCTTGTGTTTCAGATCTATAAGAAGTAAGGCAGGAACTCTAATACTAATACATTGGAACTCCAGCGAGCATAAACAGATTCAAGCGACTTCAGTTGCAGAATCTGCATTGCAGGCGGAAAGCCCAAGCCCCAGGTATTGGCCGCTCAAACTGGAGAAGCTACCTTCTTAAGTGACTGTCAAGCTCTTGCCGAGGCAGCAGCCCGAAAAGCACCCACCGCATGGAACAATCAGATCCAATCTGCATCAGTTTGTTCAGTATTATCTGAATCTTCAAAATCAAAAGGGAGAACAATAAGCTAGCTCATACACAGACTCAGAATGTATGGTTGTTTCCGACCAAGGCAGTCTTCTTCTACTTGCCCCGTAAAAAGCTGTTATCAGATCCCTGAATGTGCAAGCACATTGATGTTAGTGACTTGGCTTTGAGTTTCATAAATTTCAAGTTGCAAAAAAAGAAGGTACTGCCtctgtaaacaaatgtaagacgttttagatcactaTGTTAGTGATCTAAAACATCTCATATTTGTATACAGAGGGAGTATCTATGAGCTGCTTGAACTATAGAATGACTGTCCTTGGTGACAGCTTTGGTTCGATTGTGTTCTGTGACTTGAGAACTCCAGCCATCTACCATACCTGGAGGACACGACACTGGATACTCCAAATTAATTTTCTTCCTTGGGAGTAGACTTGCACCCTTGCAGTCACCACCTTATGATGATTTGGTAGATCACCAGCTCAGAGGCCTGACTTATGTAATGTCCACAAACAACCCATCAATGGCAGCAGGTGAGAAATTAAATGCACTAGACGTACCAAGCAACCAAAAGTATAATAACATATAGTACAATAAGTTATAGTCAGATCAGATAACACAATATAAAGTCGATACACAAATAACATAGTACAATAAGTTATAGTCAGATCAGATAACACAATAGAGAGTCAATACACAAATAGTTGGGACATGACATCATCCGTCTTGCATAGCTGGCCGGCATACAAATAACATACCACTAGCAAACATATTAGATGGGAAGACAGCACACTACGCCTGGGTAGAATAACCCTCAATTAGTAAATCCATCTTGTCCCGGACAAGCTGGGACCAAGCAACCGTGATGTCCACCTTACTGCCATAGACAAAACAACTACCCATACTTATGTTGCAATCCTGGGGATGGAATTCAACATCGACTGGAGGTTCAGATCTCCCGTATGCTTGTATGCTAACTTTCAACCGTCCTTGCAATTGTACTGACACAACGCTCCTTGAAAGAGAAATATAACCATCTAAACCATCTTCAGGAATTTTTTCAGCGGAATCAAGCAAAACAACTTCATCACACGAGTGATCACCAACCTCTGCAGAATACAAGGAGCAAGTAACTCGGCCTCCGCATTCAAAAGGCCACCTCCCTTTACCAACACGAACCCCCACGATAGTTGCCTGGACCGTTGCAGCAAGTCGCCCAAGGCTCAACTCTGCACTACACATGGAGCCATGGAAGCATAAAGGTTGCTCTGCACCGTCGTAACGCTTGCTAAGACTCATCAATACTCTGTCTTTGATCTCATCATCGCCCTCAATAATTCTTAGTTCGACTTCAAAGTCAACAGGATCCTCCGCTACAATTGCACGAGAAGGGCCAGTCAAGCATAGGGAAGAGTCCTGCAGGATTATATCATCATTTTAATTGAATGGAATATTTTGCTGAAGAAGGAAAAAACACTTAAAAAAACAGAGGAAAGTGAAGAGAAAACTAAATCTACAACAATGATTACATTTTCAGTGAGTACTTGGCCCCTAAACTCTGACCGACAGAAGAGAAGGTTGCGGTTGCGGTCCACGGTGTCCCGGGCAGCGACCTCGCCGTAGACATAGAGTGGCCACTTGAGGTCATTGTGCAGTCGAGTAATTTTGAAGGAGTAGATCTGAACGGTTGTCCCAGTGACAGCAGCAGGGGGCAGGGTGATACCAGGTGTGTAGTGTGTAAACTGCATAGGACTCAAAGTGGCTGCAGCAACAAAGCCAAAGTGTGAGCTGTCATCAGAAATCTAATAATATGATGACTAAATTGAGCCATTCTCTTACATAAAGAAGAATGAGGGAGGAAGTTGGTGATCTACTTACTGTTATCTTGGAACCGACCGCACTGTCCAGTCTTGCTGATGTTTGTATCTTCCCAGTACTCACGGTGGCTGGCAAAAAGTCGCAGCTCAGTATCCATATCCTCTTTGAGAAGCTCCATTGGGGATTTTGTTATGTTCTGGTCAGCGCCCTGCTTCACAACaatctgctgcttcttcttctgcttcctctccATCTCCGCCTGCCTCTCTGCCTCCATCTCCCTCTCATACTCCTTCTCGTCATCCTCTGTAAAcatcatcgccaactcattttTGTAATGGTTGGGCTTCTCCCTGACATTGGATGAGAGACGAAAGAATTCGTGGGACcacatcatctcagccttcttccTAGCCTCCTCCTGTTCAGCCTGATTCTCCTTCTTCCATCCCATCTTCTCttgctcctcctccttcttcctttccATCTTCTTGGTGGTATCTTCTTCCACCTCCTTGTGCTTCTTCCTCTGTTTCtgcctctgcttcttctccttgtgcttcaccctctgcctctgcctctcctcctcctccttactCTTCTCCACCCCAGCATCGTAGATATCCGTAGAGATTTGCATTAATTTGGATGCTGTCCTAACCAGCTCGTCGGCCTGGCACGAGGAGACTGGGGCACGGGAACTCCAAAGAAAATGTGAGGTAGATAGCATCTGGTGGCCCAAGTGCTCTATGTCTTGGAGGACAAAATCGAAGTAGTTCCCCATTTCTTTCTCGACGTCTCTAACAGCGTGGGGTAAATGTACCTGCTCTAAGCCGGACTGGATACTGGAGGCTGGTTTGACAATGCCCGAGCCCTGGACGGAGGATCTGCTCACGGCCATGGTTTCCCTTCCAGCGACCATCCACTCTGTTGGTGTTGGAGAGACCCTTTCCCTCCAGCAACAAATACTGGGAGTAAGAGAACCGACCAGATCTTGGCGCTCTCTCTGCAGGGACAGGATCTCCTCCATCAGCATAGATATCTCAGACTGCTGTTTCCCGGATCCCCTGCCCACGGACGAGATCTGCCCGCTATCCATCTGCATCTCGTctccccgccgccgctccctgTCTCCGCCGCCGCTCTCTgtctcgcctccgccgccgctttCCTTCGTTGCTAGTACTGACCTAGGTTAGGGTTTCGACCAAGTGGCCGGCTTGGGATTCCACTACTTGTATTCGGTCCCAAGCTCAGTCCAACAGATTCTTGGGCTCACACTCAAGTTCCACCAAGTTTGGAATCTCATCTCTCTCCAAAAAAAAACAAGTTTGGAATCTCAAcaatggtttcatattttttttttaaatgttcaagaTTTAAAAAATAAGCATTCTCTGAATTTTTATtccatgaacaaattttgaatttgatgaatattttttaat
This region of Triticum aestivum cultivar Chinese Spring chromosome 2D, IWGSC CS RefSeq v2.1, whole genome shotgun sequence genomic DNA includes:
- the LOC123055370 gene encoding uncharacterized protein gives rise to the protein MQMDSGQISSVGRGSGKQQSEISMLMEEILSLQRERQDLVGSLTPSICCWRERVSPTPTEWMVAGRETMAVSRSSVQGSGIVKPASSIQSGLEQVHLPHAVRDVEKEMGNYFDFVLQDIEHLGHQMLSTSHFLWSSRAPVSSCQADELVRTASKLMQISTDIYDAGVEKSKEEEERQRQRVKHKEKKQRQKQRKKHKEVEEDTTKKMERKKEEEQEKMGWKKENQAEQEEARKKAEMMWSHEFFRLSSNVREKPNHYKNELAMMFTEDDEKEYEREMEAERQAEMERKQKKKQQIVVKQGADQNITKSPMELLKEDMDTELRLFASHREYWEDTNISKTGQCGRFQDNTTLSPMQFTHYTPGITLPPAAVTGTTVQIYSFKITRLHNDLKWPLYVYGEVAARDTVDRNRNLLFCRSEFRGQVLTENDSSLCLTGPSRAIVAEDPVDFEVELRIIEGDDEIKDRVLMSLSKRYDGAEQPLCFHGSMCSAELSLGRLAATVQATIVGVRVGKGRWPFECGGRVTCSLYSAEVGDHSCDEVVLLDSAEKIPEDGLDGYISLSRSVVSVQLQGRLKVSIQAYGRSEPPVDVEFHPQDCNISMGSCFVYGSKVDITVAWSQLVRDKMDLLIEGYSTQA